The Methylomusa anaerophila genome has a segment encoding these proteins:
- the rfaD gene encoding ADP-glyceromanno-heptose 6-epimerase, whose protein sequence is MIIVTGGAGFIGSNLVRGLNEKGREDILIVDNLTNGEKCKNMNALKFNDYIDKETFKQAVIDGYYDEADINAVFHIGACSDTMEYNGRYMMDNNYEYSKALLHFCLDHHVPFIYASSASVYGNGRNGFKESPECEGALNVYAFSKMQFDRYVSRILPHAKSQVVGLRYFNVYGPQEMHKGRMASIVYQLYNQLAKDGAIRLFEGTDGYGNGEQRRDFIYVKDVVKVNLYFWQKPKQSGIFNCGTGQAHTFNAVAESVIRAKGHGKIEYIPFPETLQGKYQSFTEADPSKLLAAGYNGGFHTLEDAVKDYCQYLDEKGGYL, encoded by the coding sequence ATGATCATCGTTACCGGCGGCGCCGGTTTTATCGGCAGCAACCTGGTCCGCGGTTTAAATGAGAAGGGCCGGGAAGATATACTTATCGTAGATAACCTGACCAACGGCGAAAAGTGCAAAAACATGAATGCCTTGAAGTTTAACGACTATATCGATAAGGAAACATTTAAACAGGCTGTAATTGACGGCTATTACGATGAAGCGGATATTAACGCCGTATTCCATATCGGCGCCTGCTCGGATACTATGGAATACAACGGCCGGTACATGATGGACAATAACTATGAGTACAGCAAAGCGTTGCTGCACTTTTGCCTGGATCACCATGTTCCGTTTATTTATGCGTCCTCAGCCTCCGTTTATGGCAATGGCCGCAATGGTTTTAAGGAAAGTCCGGAATGTGAAGGAGCCCTCAATGTCTATGCGTTTTCCAAGATGCAATTTGACCGCTATGTCAGCCGCATTTTACCTCATGCTAAAAGTCAGGTCGTCGGCTTACGCTATTTTAATGTTTACGGACCGCAGGAAATGCATAAAGGCCGCATGGCATCCATCGTTTACCAGTTATACAACCAATTGGCTAAAGACGGCGCCATTCGCTTATTTGAAGGCACCGACGGTTATGGCAACGGGGAGCAAAGGCGCGACTTTATCTATGTAAAAGACGTTGTTAAGGTCAACCTTTATTTCTGGCAAAAACCGAAACAGAGCGGCATATTCAACTGCGGAACCGGCCAGGCCCACACCTTCAATGCCGTTGCCGAAAGCGTAATCAGGGCCAAAGGACACGGCAAGATCGAATATATTCCCTTCCCTGAAACCCTGCAAGGCAAGTACCAAAGTTTTACCGAGGCGGACCCGTCCAAACTGCTGGCTGCCGGTTATAACGGGGGATTTCACACCTTAGAGGACGCAGTTAAGGATTATTGCCAATATCTCGATGAAAAAGGGGGATATCTGTAA
- a CDS encoding GxxExxY protein gives MDKGHSNDDMVHLTEKIIGAAIEVHRVLGPGYAESVYEEAMATELTLKDIPFERQKKIRLNYKGHVVGEGRLDLFVDNKVIVELKAIDCISAIHTAQLLSYLKMINMSLGLLINFNVSTLRQGIKRVILSK, from the coding sequence ATGGATAAAGGTCATTCAAATGATGATATGGTTCATTTAACAGAAAAGATTATCGGGGCAGCAATAGAAGTTCATAGAGTACTAGGGCCGGGTTATGCAGAAAGTGTATATGAAGAAGCTATGGCAACGGAGCTTACACTGAAGGATATTCCATTTGAAAGACAGAAGAAAATTAGATTGAATTATAAAGGACATGTAGTTGGGGAAGGTCGACTAGATCTATTTGTTGACAATAAGGTAATTGTTGAACTTAAGGCAATCGACTGTATTTCCGCAATTCATACGGCTCAATTGTTATCATATTTAAAAATGATAAATATGTCCCTTGGCCTATTAATAAATTTCAATGTAAGTACTCTAAGACAAGGCATTAAACGAGTAATTTTATCAAAATAA
- a CDS encoding D-glycero-alpha-D-manno-heptose-1,7-bisphosphate 7-phosphatase, with protein sequence MTQKKPAVFFDRDGVLNIDHGYVHRREDFAWMPGAIEAVKWCKDNGWLVFVITNQSGVARGFYTEQHVRDLHACMNRELKQHGTAIDAFYYCPHHISGVVEEYCVSCNCRKPGPGMIQQAIEEWPVDAGRSILIGDKASDVAAAQAAGIQGYLFPGGNLLKFVKAIITSQLKVGKCL encoded by the coding sequence ATGACGCAAAAAAAGCCCGCAGTCTTTTTCGACCGGGATGGAGTACTCAATATTGACCACGGCTACGTTCACCGCCGGGAGGATTTTGCGTGGATGCCCGGGGCGATTGAAGCCGTCAAGTGGTGCAAAGATAACGGGTGGTTGGTTTTTGTCATCACAAATCAGTCCGGTGTTGCCCGGGGCTTTTATACCGAGCAGCATGTAAGGGATCTGCATGCCTGTATGAACCGGGAACTTAAACAGCACGGTACCGCCATCGACGCTTTCTACTATTGCCCGCATCACATTAGCGGAGTAGTGGAAGAATACTGCGTCAGCTGCAACTGTCGCAAACCTGGACCGGGGATGATTCAACAGGCAATCGAAGAGTGGCCGGTGGACGCCGGACGGTCGATCCTGATCGGGGACAAAGCATCGGATGTTGCGGCGGCTCAGGCGGCAGGCATTCAGGGATATCTGTTTCCAGGCGGGAACCTACTAAAGTTTGTTAAAGCAATAATAACTAGTCAGCTTAAAGTAGGGAAATGCTTATAA
- the waaF gene encoding lipopolysaccharide heptosyltransferase II, whose product MTQYKNIQYKNILVHSLVNIGDVLLSTSAVALLKKTYPQAKVTMMVRPVAAGLIRNNPVVDNVIVYDYKAKHKSVASMLKMAGTLREQKFDLAVSFDRKLRPALLTWLAGIPVRVGPDRVFGDKPSHVTKLFTHTVKIPHDIVNTLQAETYQAIVRGFSGATGSCKPVMAKIMPANEKKARELFATLPLRKNKIALCVKGTFPLKTWPKERFAEVIDRLFWKIDAAFFIVGAPEDKDYAAEVIALAKTPVANFCGRTELGDLAAVLKQTDLFITVDTGATHIGATQDVPMVVIYGCTSPKRWHPLSDNTVVLTTDEACCPCAVSADQCPEHQCMNGISVNRVLEKIYELTEER is encoded by the coding sequence ATGACTCAGTATAAAAATATTCAGTACAAAAACATATTGGTGCATTCCTTGGTCAATATCGGCGATGTTTTACTTTCCACCAGTGCCGTCGCTTTGCTCAAGAAGACCTATCCCCAGGCGAAAGTCACAATGATGGTGCGTCCGGTGGCGGCGGGTCTTATCCGGAATAATCCGGTTGTTGATAATGTAATAGTTTACGACTATAAGGCAAAGCACAAATCTGTCGCCAGCATGCTGAAAATGGCCGGAACGCTGCGCGAGCAGAAATTTGACCTGGCAGTCTCCTTTGACCGCAAGCTTCGGCCGGCGCTCCTGACCTGGCTGGCAGGCATACCTGTGCGGGTAGGCCCGGACAGGGTCTTTGGCGATAAACCCAGTCATGTGACGAAACTGTTCACCCATACGGTAAAGATACCTCACGATATCGTCAATACGCTGCAGGCTGAAACCTACCAGGCAATTGTCCGGGGTTTTTCCGGCGCCACCGGCTCATGTAAACCGGTGATGGCCAAGATTATGCCGGCGAACGAAAAGAAAGCCCGGGAACTGTTTGCCACATTGCCGCTGAGAAAAAATAAGATCGCGCTGTGCGTGAAGGGTACTTTTCCTTTAAAAACCTGGCCCAAGGAACGCTTTGCCGAAGTTATTGACCGGCTGTTCTGGAAAATCGACGCCGCTTTTTTCATCGTCGGCGCGCCGGAAGATAAAGACTATGCCGCTGAGGTCATTGCGCTTGCCAAGACGCCTGTGGCCAATTTTTGCGGCAGGACGGAACTGGGAGATTTGGCGGCAGTATTAAAACAAACGGACTTGTTTATTACGGTTGACACTGGAGCAACGCATATTGGGGCAACTCAAGACGTGCCTATGGTGGTCATTTATGGATGTACGTCCCCTAAACGCTGGCATCCCTTAAGTGACAATACAGTGGTGCTTACAACTGATGAAGCATGTTGTCCTTGCGCTGTGTCGGCTGACCAATGCCCGGAGCATCAATGTATGAATGGAATCAGTGTTAACAGGGTGCTGGAAAAAATATACGAACTTACCGAAGAAAGATAA
- a CDS encoding glycosyltransferase family 9 protein has product MKINKPVKKVFVAQRASLGDTLLSTPTLRAIKEKYPESRTIFLASPSARDILEGHPYVDELIVYEKGDRVFPIIKKIWRSDFALILDYHYRSSLFSWLARIPVRIGRSPLNKSFLTHQVLGTPSSDVYEAENTLAVARYAGIDTMNYKLVMAPLKALEQEKADRLLRTAGIDIEKDKLVVLAPYSLSDLKDWPEENYRQVIGFLKKHGYKPVLVGGKEHRSRASGFRGVYNFVGDTNIRETAYLISLAELVICGCTSVLHFAATTSTKAVAIYGPTTPVQWAPRQGCTPISKFLDCSPCYNTGRECERDKLCVRLVTAEEVMREVSQILKL; this is encoded by the coding sequence ATGAAAATAAATAAACCGGTGAAAAAAGTATTTGTAGCGCAAAGAGCTAGTTTAGGCGATACATTGTTATCAACTCCGACGTTACGCGCGATTAAGGAGAAATATCCGGAGAGCCGGACGATTTTTCTGGCTTCTCCTTCGGCTCGAGATATACTAGAAGGTCACCCGTATGTAGATGAGCTTATTGTCTATGAAAAAGGAGACAGGGTATTTCCAATAATAAAAAAGATATGGCGCTCTGATTTCGCTTTAATATTGGATTATCACTACCGGTCCAGTTTATTTTCCTGGTTGGCAAGAATACCTGTCCGGATAGGCCGAAGCCCGCTGAATAAGTCTTTTCTTACCCATCAAGTGTTAGGTACGCCAAGTTCTGATGTTTATGAAGCCGAAAATACGTTGGCAGTTGCCAGATATGCCGGAATTGACACTATGAACTACAAGCTGGTCATGGCGCCACTCAAAGCCTTGGAACAAGAAAAGGCAGACCGGTTACTACGGACCGCGGGTATTGATATTGAGAAAGACAAGCTTGTTGTACTAGCGCCATATTCGCTATCGGATCTAAAGGATTGGCCGGAAGAAAACTACCGGCAAGTTATCGGATTCTTAAAGAAGCATGGCTACAAGCCTGTCCTTGTCGGTGGCAAAGAACACCGGAGCAGAGCGTCTGGATTTAGAGGAGTCTATAACTTTGTTGGCGATACAAACATCAGGGAAACCGCTTATTTAATTAGTTTAGCTGAACTGGTCATTTGCGGCTGTACGTCAGTCCTGCATTTTGCCGCAACTACAAGTACTAAGGCGGTCGCCATCTATGGCCCGACCACGCCGGTGCAGTGGGCACCCCGCCAAGGATGTACGCCGATCAGCAAATTTTTAGATTGTTCACCCTGCTATAATACCGGCAGAGAATGTGAACGCGACAAATTATGTGTCCGTTTAGTGACTGCTGAAGAAGTAATGCGCGAGGTAAGTCAGATTCTAAAGCTTTAA
- a CDS encoding glycosyltransferase family 2 protein, producing MVYIILVNYKSCHDTLECLTSLYQLNDRQFKVIVIDNASDDGSVERISEAFPQVTIMANFDNLGFAAGNRIGIEKALQEGAAHIWLLNNDTVVQPDSLELLRHYANQYEVALLSGKIYKYGTDREIWFCGADINWRKGKPFHIHMHEKDKQMLSEPYTSLWLSGCCMFAKAKVFFQYPMDERYFLYFEDVDYCMRLNRKGIPLLVVPQAVIWHKKSASVSNNAHIQAYYSVRNNLYFMEKYAKIKYKIRYYPYFIIRSLLFSIRHLVRGFIKRNSSLVRLGNAYWQGVVDYFMRKQGKSSSIS from the coding sequence ATGGTTTATATTATCTTGGTAAATTATAAGTCTTGCCACGACACACTGGAATGTCTGACATCTTTATATCAACTAAACGACAGGCAATTTAAAGTCATTGTTATTGATAACGCGTCAGACGATGGAAGTGTCGAACGAATTTCCGAAGCTTTCCCCCAAGTCACTATAATGGCCAACTTCGACAATCTTGGTTTTGCCGCAGGAAATCGCATTGGGATCGAAAAAGCTCTTCAAGAAGGCGCGGCCCATATCTGGCTATTAAACAACGATACCGTCGTACAACCGGATAGCCTTGAACTCCTTCGTCACTACGCCAATCAGTATGAGGTCGCCTTGCTGTCCGGCAAAATATATAAATACGGTACCGACCGTGAAATTTGGTTTTGCGGGGCGGATATCAACTGGCGAAAGGGAAAACCGTTTCATATCCATATGCACGAAAAAGATAAGCAAATGTTATCAGAGCCGTATACATCCCTTTGGCTGTCCGGGTGCTGCATGTTTGCTAAGGCAAAAGTATTTTTTCAATACCCCATGGATGAGCGTTATTTCTTGTATTTTGAAGATGTGGACTATTGTATGCGGTTAAACCGGAAGGGAATACCTCTGCTTGTTGTGCCGCAAGCGGTAATATGGCATAAAAAATCGGCATCTGTATCAAACAATGCCCACATCCAAGCGTACTACTCAGTCAGAAATAATTTATATTTCATGGAAAAGTATGCAAAAATTAAATACAAAATAAGGTATTATCCTTATTTTATCATCCGTTCTCTTTTATTTTCGATACGTCATTTAGTGCGCGGCTTCATAAAGCGGAACTCATCGCTAGTAAGGCTGGGTAATGCATACTGGCAGGGAGTGGTAGATTATTTCATGAGGAAGCAAGGCAAATCAAGCTCAATTTCGTAG
- a CDS encoding glycosyltransferase family 4 protein, with the protein MRQKIAIVFPGYDVRVHKDKDPGILFSMLQQDFDVHMICTGEGRAEENCITMSWGDIFEANWMAQYPHDVYILFHPLKQHYAIIQQAKSAGAKTIIKADSDGYQARLTLNPFSPAFAVQKKFSGRPFPFLKYWARMLVINHWAKRRGFFDVDYIIVESSQAYKSFAKALPSIRDKFVMIPNGGFFTSDPQDLLDKKNVICSVGNWKEQIQKNPDLLFKAIPVVLKENPDWSFVIIGAMEENIQLLYNNLSNHMKERVRLLGPVPHSEVLRYMRTSKILLSTSRWESFGLVAVEALGQGCSIVCTPTGMSMQTADGVLGLTTDSWNPQEVANTLFWEINLWEKSLRKPEEIVAVARNYFDWSIIIGKIKKLILC; encoded by the coding sequence ATGCGGCAAAAAATTGCAATTGTTTTCCCGGGATATGATGTCCGGGTGCACAAAGACAAAGATCCGGGTATATTATTTTCAATGTTGCAGCAGGATTTTGACGTGCATATGATTTGCACCGGCGAGGGCCGGGCTGAGGAAAATTGTATCACGATGAGTTGGGGTGATATCTTTGAGGCCAATTGGATGGCGCAATATCCCCATGATGTCTATATTCTTTTCCATCCGTTGAAACAACACTATGCTATTATTCAACAAGCAAAATCAGCCGGTGCCAAAACAATCATCAAAGCGGACAGTGACGGTTATCAGGCGCGTCTTACTTTAAACCCGTTTAGTCCTGCGTTCGCGGTTCAAAAAAAGTTTAGCGGCCGGCCATTTCCTTTTTTAAAGTACTGGGCTCGTATGCTGGTGATAAATCATTGGGCTAAACGCCGGGGATTCTTCGATGTAGATTACATTATTGTTGAATCTTCTCAGGCGTATAAGTCTTTTGCAAAGGCATTGCCGTCAATTAGGGACAAATTTGTAATGATACCTAACGGAGGGTTCTTTACCAGTGATCCCCAAGATCTGCTTGACAAAAAAAACGTAATATGTTCAGTCGGCAACTGGAAGGAACAAATACAAAAGAATCCCGATCTCCTGTTCAAGGCTATACCTGTTGTTTTGAAGGAGAATCCCGATTGGTCATTTGTGATTATTGGTGCAATGGAAGAAAATATTCAATTATTATATAATAATTTAAGCAATCATATGAAAGAAAGAGTTAGATTGCTAGGTCCGGTGCCTCACTCAGAAGTACTCCGGTACATGAGGACAAGCAAGATTCTGTTGAGTACTTCCCGGTGGGAAAGTTTCGGATTAGTCGCTGTGGAAGCTCTCGGCCAGGGATGCTCGATTGTGTGCACGCCAACCGGCATGTCCATGCAGACGGCGGACGGGGTGTTGGGATTGACAACTGACAGTTGGAATCCGCAGGAAGTGGCGAACACTCTTTTTTGGGAGATCAATCTTTGGGAAAAAAGTCTGCGCAAACCGGAGGAAATTGTAGCAGTAGCCAGGAATTATTTTGATTGGTCCATCATTATCGGCAAAATAAAAAAATTGATTCTGTGCTAA
- a CDS encoding O-antigen ligase family protein yields the protein MHTINNDIKPGITGKIDKIQFFLVCIAGLLVSNHQSVQVVNIFYVVGALLLINVVLLTRKIPVIDKTMVIIVGQFFGLILFVNLFSRDVVRSYDYLYDLFLMPALPLFLIPLTITKKEQIMYVLQIMMFPVLILAINTVFEGVYYHHFYWDIVYFTGHHNVKNFGFLAIMLLPFVWAFMQLEEHKQKQRLWEIVLFLFMIGILCSALRALWGFLPVFLLLNAYFEKNKKLIWAASAVTVICIMLIPMLMPNIMTRIMVSDSQDRLAMTYTAIKMGLSSPWVGIGSNIYPTVSNSAEFYSEGMLYFGYAHNIFLMFFAETGIIGLVSIIVLFGGLISYAWIQSTKRHDQIIAAFIIAWISFINYNFTDYIFLNKNETCFMFFVMGLMIAYLNILRQSPSEGVILSKDQQLEEIIT from the coding sequence GTGCATACTATCAATAACGACATAAAACCAGGAATTACCGGCAAGATTGACAAAATTCAATTTTTTCTTGTATGTATCGCCGGTCTTTTAGTTAGTAATCATCAATCGGTTCAGGTTGTAAACATATTTTATGTTGTCGGTGCATTGCTCTTGATTAATGTAGTATTATTAACTAGAAAAATTCCTGTTATTGATAAAACCATGGTTATTATCGTCGGGCAGTTTTTTGGTCTGATTTTGTTCGTTAATTTATTTTCGCGGGATGTAGTACGAAGTTATGATTACCTGTATGATTTATTTCTAATGCCGGCGCTGCCATTATTTCTAATACCTTTGACAATAACGAAAAAAGAACAGATAATGTATGTTTTACAGATAATGATGTTTCCAGTACTAATATTAGCTATTAACACTGTCTTTGAAGGAGTTTATTATCATCACTTCTACTGGGATATCGTTTATTTTACCGGACATCATAACGTAAAAAACTTTGGTTTCCTGGCAATCATGCTGCTACCCTTTGTGTGGGCTTTCATGCAATTGGAAGAACACAAACAAAAGCAGCGATTGTGGGAAATTGTATTATTTTTATTTATGATCGGTATATTATGCAGTGCGCTCAGAGCTCTCTGGGGCTTTTTACCTGTATTTTTGTTGCTGAACGCTTATTTTGAAAAAAATAAAAAGCTGATTTGGGCGGCTAGCGCCGTTACAGTGATTTGTATAATGCTAATACCAATGTTAATGCCCAATATTATGACAAGAATAATGGTTAGTGACAGCCAAGACAGGCTTGCGATGACCTATACGGCCATCAAGATGGGCTTATCGTCACCTTGGGTAGGTATTGGCAGTAATATTTATCCAACTGTATCAAACAGTGCCGAATTTTATTCAGAAGGAATGCTGTATTTTGGTTATGCGCATAATATTTTCCTTATGTTCTTTGCCGAAACCGGGATAATTGGCTTAGTATCAATTATTGTCCTTTTTGGCGGGCTTATTAGTTATGCGTGGATACAATCAACGAAGCGGCATGACCAAATAATAGCGGCTTTTATTATTGCCTGGATATCGTTTATTAATTATAATTTTACCGACTATATCTTTCTAAATAAAAATGAAACTTGTTTTATGTTTTTTGTTATGGGATTAATGATTGCTTATTTGAATATTTTGCGTCAATCGCCTTCAGAAGGGGTAATTCTTTCGAAAGATCAACAGCTTGAAGAAATAATAACTTAA
- a CDS encoding glycosyltransferase family 1 protein, which translates to MAEDERVDVFYAIKAGENDGILLKGIKNCVHTVFKYYDPHGNVYAYVSEWLSQEMSGGKVPYVPHIVHLPNAEGDLRKELNIPENATVFGRYGGLETFDIPFVKRLVYSIATKRKDIYFLFMNTENFLERKSFLKKKWLNKFISPLLFTNTKMNNIIFLEGMADPYYKTKFIKTCDAMLHARLQGESFGIACGEFSIFNKPVITCDASFIKERSHIDILGNKGIYYANYDQLKKILDNFNKNPGKDWDAYSQEYNPVAVMTKFKEVFIDG; encoded by the coding sequence TTGGCTGAGGATGAAAGAGTAGACGTTTTTTATGCAATTAAGGCCGGAGAAAACGACGGCATATTGTTAAAAGGAATAAAAAACTGCGTCCATACCGTATTTAAGTACTATGATCCCCACGGTAATGTGTATGCTTACGTATCTGAGTGGCTAAGCCAAGAAATGAGCGGCGGCAAAGTACCGTATGTGCCGCATATTGTCCATTTGCCGAATGCGGAAGGTGATTTGCGCAAAGAATTGAATATCCCGGAAAACGCCACTGTATTCGGTCGCTACGGAGGCTTGGAAACATTTGACATCCCTTTTGTCAAACGATTGGTATATTCAATTGCAACCAAACGTAAAGATATTTACTTTTTGTTTATGAACACCGAAAACTTTTTAGAAAGAAAAAGTTTTCTCAAAAAAAAATGGCTGAACAAATTTATCAGTCCGTTATTGTTTACTAATACTAAAATGAATAATATAATTTTTCTGGAAGGTATGGCTGATCCATATTATAAAACAAAATTTATTAAAACTTGTGATGCAATGTTACATGCCCGGTTACAAGGAGAGAGCTTCGGCATAGCTTGTGGGGAGTTTTCAATCTTCAATAAGCCTGTTATAACCTGTGATGCAAGTTTTATCAAAGAACGCAGTCATATTGACATTTTGGGAAATAAAGGAATATATTATGCCAACTATGATCAATTAAAAAAAATATTAGATAATTTTAATAAGAATCCCGGCAAGGATTGGGATGCCTATTCTCAAGAGTACAACCCTGTGGCAGTTATGACTAAATTCAAAGAAGTATTTATTGATGGCTAG
- the wbaP gene encoding undecaprenyl-phosphate galactose phosphotransferase WbaP — protein MPGVDIEMFEAKPQTLSLDSGIFGSAKLTDKLRRLLVPTIFVCTDYAAVILAIWTAYMLRVNLLPGFLPLLPFTDIPNLYTYVAIPLTVLFFMHFDNMYTRRLPLWQQTEKIFKITVYSFVFILMIMYMTEIVKHLSRPFMIMLGVFTFGYLACCRYLVKKALISLDLWQIPVVLVGAGKTAELLMQAFCRDSGLGYKVVGLIEDNRENIGPAFHGIPVIGSFADAEEAVKQVPVKNVLIAAPGLRREGLVDIVYRLQPYVRNITFVPDLFGIPVGSMELDTLLNEKIVLLNVRNNLAQSYNRMLKRIFDIVLATFGGIAIAPLLLSISVIIYLDSPGPVIFSHKRVGPNGKMFGCYKFRTMEINAQEVLQQYLSANPDAKEEWEKDFKLKNDPRITRIGKFLRQTSLDELPQLLNVLKGEMSLVGPRPIVQEEISKYGDYILDYYLVRPGMTGFWQVHGRNDVEYAERVQMDSWYVRNWSMWLDVVLLLKTLKTIYNKNGAY, from the coding sequence ATGCCAGGAGTTGATATAGAAATGTTTGAAGCAAAACCGCAGACTCTTTCCTTAGATTCTGGAATATTTGGATCAGCGAAACTGACCGACAAACTTAGACGTTTGTTAGTTCCCACCATTTTTGTATGTACCGATTATGCAGCTGTTATATTGGCAATTTGGACTGCCTACATGCTGCGGGTTAACTTACTGCCTGGATTTTTGCCGCTGTTGCCGTTCACGGATATTCCCAACCTGTACACATATGTGGCCATTCCACTGACCGTACTGTTTTTTATGCATTTTGACAATATGTATACCCGGCGTCTTCCACTGTGGCAGCAGACAGAAAAGATATTTAAAATTACGGTTTATTCCTTTGTTTTCATTCTTATGATTATGTACATGACCGAGATTGTGAAGCATCTGTCGCGTCCTTTTATGATTATGCTGGGTGTATTTACTTTTGGTTACCTGGCTTGCTGCCGCTATTTAGTCAAAAAGGCGCTAATCTCTCTTGATCTCTGGCAGATACCGGTCGTTCTCGTCGGGGCCGGTAAGACGGCGGAGCTTTTGATGCAGGCTTTTTGCCGGGACAGCGGTCTGGGATATAAGGTTGTCGGCCTGATTGAAGATAATCGGGAAAATATCGGTCCGGCATTTCACGGCATTCCGGTCATCGGTTCATTTGCCGATGCTGAAGAGGCTGTCAAGCAGGTTCCCGTTAAGAATGTGCTTATTGCTGCGCCGGGTCTTAGACGGGAGGGACTTGTAGATATCGTCTACCGTCTCCAGCCCTATGTGCGTAATATAACCTTTGTTCCCGACCTTTTTGGTATTCCGGTGGGGTCAATGGAACTGGATACGCTGCTCAATGAAAAAATTGTCTTGCTTAACGTGCGCAATAATCTGGCCCAATCGTACAACCGCATGCTAAAACGCATATTTGACATAGTTCTGGCTACCTTTGGCGGGATTGCCATAGCGCCGCTGCTCTTATCTATCAGTGTTATTATATACCTGGACTCTCCCGGTCCGGTGATTTTTTCCCATAAACGCGTCGGACCCAACGGAAAAATGTTTGGCTGTTACAAATTTCGCACGATGGAAATTAATGCTCAGGAAGTTTTGCAACAGTATTTATCGGCTAACCCTGATGCGAAAGAGGAATGGGAAAAGGATTTCAAACTAAAAAACGATCCCCGCATTACCCGGATCGGTAAATTTCTGCGGCAAACGAGTCTGGATGAACTGCCGCAGCTTTTAAATGTCCTAAAAGGTGAGATGAGCCTGGTGGGGCCAAGGCCTATTGTTCAGGAAGAAATATCCAAATATGGTGATTATATTCTTGATTATTACTTGGTCCGTCCCGGCATGACCGGCTTTTGGCAAGTCCACGGCCGTAATGATGTGGAATATGCGGAACGGGTTCAGATGGACTCCTGGTATGTGAGGAACTGGTCCATGTGGCTGGACGTGGTTTTGCTGTTGAAAACTTTAAAGACAATATATAATAAAAACGGAGCTTATTAA
- the fcl gene encoding GDP-L-fucose synthase translates to MEHNERIYVAGHQGMVGSAIVRQLQKAGYEQLIMRTSRELDLRSQKAVDQFFADQKPDYVIVAAAKVGGIGANSTYPAEFIYDNIMIEANLIHAAHQWRVKKLLFLGSSCIYPKFCPQPIKEEYLLSGFLESTNEAYAIAKIAGIKLCQYYKQQYGDNFISVMPTNLYGINDNFDLETSHVLPALIRKFHDAKETGADKVIVWGTGKPRREFLYVDDLAEACCFLMQNYESNHIINIGTGKDLPIRELAEMIREIVGFAGDIVYDATKPDGTPVKLLDVSRINQLGWQAKTPLRAGIEKTYTWYTRSDVCY, encoded by the coding sequence GTGGAACATAATGAACGTATATATGTAGCTGGTCACCAGGGAATGGTCGGTTCAGCTATTGTCAGGCAATTGCAAAAAGCAGGGTATGAACAATTGATTATGCGGACAAGCAGGGAACTGGACTTACGGTCGCAAAAAGCGGTAGATCAATTTTTTGCCGACCAGAAGCCGGATTATGTAATTGTGGCGGCGGCCAAAGTGGGAGGAATCGGCGCAAATTCCACATATCCGGCAGAATTTATTTATGATAATATCATGATTGAAGCTAACCTTATTCATGCCGCTCACCAGTGGCGCGTAAAAAAACTGCTTTTTCTTGGCAGTTCCTGCATTTATCCGAAATTTTGTCCTCAACCCATTAAAGAAGAGTATTTGCTAAGCGGATTTCTGGAATCAACCAACGAGGCCTATGCCATTGCCAAAATTGCCGGTATAAAATTGTGTCAGTATTATAAACAACAATACGGCGACAATTTTATCTCTGTTATGCCAACAAATCTGTACGGTATAAACGACAATTTTGATTTGGAAACCTCCCATGTTCTGCCTGCGCTTATAAGAAAATTTCACGATGCAAAAGAGACTGGCGCGGATAAAGTTATTGTTTGGGGGACCGGTAAGCCGCGGCGTGAATTTTTGTATGTGGATGATTTAGCGGAAGCTTGTTGTTTTTTGATGCAGAATTACGAAAGCAATCATATTATTAATATAGGTACAGGAAAGGATTTGCCCATTCGTGAATTGGCGGAAATGATCCGGGAAATTGTCGGCTTTGCAGGAGATATCGTCTATGACGCAACGAAACCGGACGGAACTCCGGTCAAGCTTCTTGATGTAAGCCGTATCAATCAATTAGGATGGCAGGCTAAAACCCCGCTGCGGGCCGGGATAGAAAAAACTTATACTTGGTATACACGCAGTGATGTTTGTTATTAA